In Colletotrichum higginsianum IMI 349063 chromosome 1, whole genome shotgun sequence, one genomic interval encodes:
- a CDS encoding Mitochondrial protein, with amino-acid sequence MAARVLLQRRAAPLAATVMLGGFALAPRTAHAEAPESSQVRTESAENIGISRVLTSTQPKKPIYDDLELPATSGTLPPPIPRAEQPPPAEEPKTRGPTPTDRLAVQIGKARLALYQYAVGAEDAVNQTMDKAFNLEQSFTSTIASLAPPRESGEKLMPGAIYVLVAAMAGSIVTRNRSIILRATAPLALGITAGWTVLPITMGNVSNLAWKYEQRFPVVAQGHLKLRDSIENSLRMARLHSEIGVRYVDEKVTDARETVEDWVKKGK; translated from the exons ATGGCTGCTAGAGTGTTGCTACAACGG CGCGCCGCGCCGTTGGCAGCGACGGTTATGCTGGGAGGATTCGCCCTGGCCCCCCGAACTGCCCACGCTGAAGCTCCCGAGAGCAGCCAGGTACGTACGGAGTCGGCGGAGAACATTGGGATATCCCGCGTATTGACCTCGACGCAGCCCAAGAAGCCCATCTACGACGACTTGGAGCTCCCCGCGACGAGCGGaacccttcctcctccgatCCCCCGGGCCGAGCAGCCTCCTCCGGCCGAAGAACCCAAGACCCGAGGACCTACGCCCACCGACCGTCTCGCCGTCCAGATCGGAAAGGCGCGTCTGGCCCTCTACCAAtacgccgtcggcgctgaGGATGCCGTCAACCAGACGATGGACAAGGCCTTCAACCTTGAGCAGTCCTTCACCAGCACCATCGCGTCCCTTGCGCCTCCCCGCGAGAGCGGCGAGAAGCTGATGCCCGGCGCCATCTACGTTCTAgtcgccgccatggccggcaGCATCGTCACGCGCAACCGCAGCATCATCCTGCGTGCCACCGctcccctggccctcggcaTCACCGCCGGCTGGACCGTTCTGCCCATCACCATGGGCAACGTCTCCAACCTCGCGTGGAAGTATGAGCAGCGcttccccgtcgtcgcccagggcCACCTCAAGCTCCGCGATAGCATCGAGAACAGCTTGCGGATGGCGAGGCTCCACAGCGAGATTGGTGTACGATATGTCGACGAGAAGGTCACGGACGCCCGGGAAACCGTCGAGGACTGGGTGAAGAAGGGCAAATAA
- a CDS encoding Peptidase family M3, which translates to MFKSPSRGLWVCTQCVRQASRGQQRRWMAAVSGAAPPSITADHSPPGRNTDDGILRELFDSPDRAAKAFKAAGPSVGLFKNRYLTSPNGFYVFARRSLEKAQKIVHRVLHASSVSEYQSVVKDLDRLSDLLCRVLDLSDFVRMTHPDPRFQQAAAGAWSMVYQYMNQLNTMTGLSDQLVKAMGQPEVVAAWSEEERTVAEILKLDFTKSAVDLPQQERDRFVDLSQQISEVGSMFVSDMAPAKREVVLPSSSFYGLYPGIARALTMRGKLRLPTTGPEAQAALRSVKDEGTRKEVYMAMRTASKQTVHLLETMLKLRSELANLAGFSSYAHLSLKDRMMAKSPGAVMQFLQALQKHNTPIVQQEMADLLRLKQTQLDATATQVHPWDKDFLMDGVRSGMRLPVRHPDHLPSFFSIGTVMQGMSRLFTRLYGIQFRPRESQPGETWHEDVRRLDVVTDTGELIAVLYCDLFFREDKSPNPAHFTVRCSRAIASYEVQEAAEDIHNATSDMPKFERPEQAANDGMESLLQDGVLMQLPTIALVCDFPKHDAGSSAPALLSYYQVETLFHEMGHAIHSILARTKLQNVSGTRCATDFAELPSTLMEHFAADPSVLALFARHWKTDEPLPYQMVAERIRLAKRFEGIDTENQILLSLLDQSYHNPEVADPTFNSTQVYHNLQRQYSQGGADPPSTCWQGFFGHLHGYGSTYYSYVFDRVLAERVWRVVFRAGADGKALDRANGERLKENLLKWGGSRDPWQCLADTLQDDRLARGDDKAMALVGSWGIKDDHA; encoded by the coding sequence ATGTTCAAATCTCCAAGCCGCGGCCTCTGGGTCTGCACCCAATGCGTTCGGCAAGCTTCCCGAGGccagcagcgccgatggATGGCTGCCGtgtccggcgccgcccctCCGAGCATCACCGCCGACCACTCACCTCCGGGTAGAAACACTGACGATGGCATTCTGCGCGAGCTGTTCGACTCTCCCGATCGGGCCGCAAAGGCATTTAAGGCGGCTGGGCCCAGCGTCGGCCTTTTCAAGAACCGTTACCTCACGAGTCCGAATGGCTTTTACGTTTTCGCCCGCAGGAGCTTGGAGAAGGCGCAGAAGATTGTACATCGCGTGCTTCATGCGTCAAGTGTATCCGAATACCAAtccgtcgtcaaggacctgGACCGCCTCAGCGACCTCCTCTGCCGAGTCCTCGATCTCTCCGATTTTGTCAGAATGACGCACCCAGACCCTCGATTCCAACAAGCAGCTGCTGGGGCTTGGTCTATGGTTTACCAGTATATGAACCAGCTGAATACCATGACCGGGCTGAGCGACCAGCTGGTGAAGGCAATGGGACAGCCCGAAGTTGTCGCGGCATGgtcggaagaggagaggacTGTTGCGGAGATTCTCAAGCTGGACTTTACCAAGTCGGCCGTCGACCTGCCGCAACAGGAGCGAGATCGTTTCGTCGACCTTTCGCAGCAGATCAGCGAGGTTGGGTCCATGTTCGTTTCGGACATGGCGCCTGCGAAAAGGGAGGTCGTCCTTCCATCTTCGAGCTTCTACGGGCTGTATCCCGGCATTGCTCGTGCGCTTACCATGAGAGGCAAGTTGCGCCTCCCGACCACCGGTCCTGAAGCTCAGGCCGCGCTCCGAAGCGTCAAGGACGAAGGAACGCGGAAGGAGGTGTACATGGCGATGCGCACTGCCTCGAAGCAGACAGTCCATCTGCTGGAGACGATGCTCAAGCTCCGATCCGAGCTGGCAAATCTCGCGGGTTTCTCGAGCTATGCCCATCTCTCTTTGAAAGACAGAATGATGGCAAAGTCCCCTGGTGCCGTGATGCAATTCCTACAGGCGCTGCAAAAGCACAATACCCCTATCGTCCAGCAGGAAATGGCGGACCTCCTAAGGTTGAAGCAGACTCAACTTGACGCGACTGCTACTCAAGTTCATCCCTGGGATAAGGATTTTCTGATGGATGGCGTTCGGTCCGGAATGAGGCTTCCGGTCCGTCATCCCGACCATctcccttctttcttctcgATCGGGACCGTCATGCAGGGCATGTCGAGGCTATTCACCCGGCTCTACGGCATCCAGTTCAGGCCTAGAGAGTCCCAACCGGGCGAGACTTGGCACGAGGACGTGCGACGACTGGATGTCGTCACGGATACTGGCGAGTTGATTGCCGTCCTGTACTGCGACCTGTTTTTCAGGGAGGACAAGTCGCCAAACCCTGCCCATTTCACAGTGCGCTGCTCTCGGGCTATCGCTTCGTACGAAGTGCAGGAGGCCGCGGAGGACATTCACAATGCCACTTCCGACATGCCCAAGTTCGAGAGACCCGAGCAAGCTGCCAACGATGGTATGGAGAGCTTGCTGCAGGATGGCGTCCTGATGCAGCTGCCCACCATCGCACTTGTTTGTGACTTCCCAAAGCACGATGCCGGCAGTTCTGCGCCGGCGCTTCTCTCATACTACCAGGTCGAGACCCTCTTCCACGAGATGGGACATGCTATCCACTCGATCTTGGCCCGCACCAAGCTCCAGAACGTGTCGGGCACGAGATGCGCGACCGACTTCGCCGAGCTCCCTTCGACGCTGATGGAGCacttcgccgccgacccGTCGGTACTGGCACTCTTCGCAAGACACTGGAAGACGGACGAACCCCTACCGTACCAGATGGTCGCCGAGCGGATCCGTCTGGCGAAGCGTTTCGAGGGCATTGACACGGAGAACCAGAtccttctttcccttctcgATCAGTCATACCACAATCCCGAGGTCGCCGACCCGACGTTCAACTCGACTCAGGTCTACCACAACCTGCAGAGGCAGTACTcccagggcggcgccgacccTCCCAGCACGTGCTGGCAGGGGTTCTTCGGCCACCTGCATGGGTACGGCAGCACCTACTACAGCTACGTCTTCGACCGCGTCCTGGCCGAGCGGGTCTGGCGCGTGGTGTTCCGCGCCGGTGCGGACGGCAAGGCGCTCGACCGGGCCAACGGCGAGCGGCTTAAGGAGAACCTCCTGAAGTGGGGCGGCAGCCGCGACCCGTGGCAGTGTCTGGCGGACACCCTCCAGGATGACCGTCTTGCCAGGGGCGACGACAAGGCGATGGCGCTGGTTGGCAGTTGGGGTATCAAGGACGACCATGCCTGA
- a CDS encoding Transcriptional regulatory protein Pro-1 has protein sequence MSSLPPNHVRAGFMRSTAAVNMAVASSAKAKSACKANSNNNASSKSKTQMHRRSRTGCYTCRLRRKKCDEGSPMCSACKHLGLTCEYKRPMWWSNNDARRKHKDDIKMIIKRKKLSEKASHTIQTSVGSPPGLSHSLPTSATFSDPLDRTRSASIDSHFSTAFNFNSPPTVGAEYGAYNPQMHPDFMFGSFPSPYEIDVKTERQVYMNDVPTLRESTISTFSTFHTPPPPGTILPSSVPLEGEWTEQVYSERKESLSEETLNVNFFDFSHGPTMSNRQVAIELDENDQRLLDHFVQFVLPTIFPILDTNQHGSVGSDLILPALQNNKGYLHCCLSIAAQHYKATMNVSGEEIDQDIMRHRYATITALCDALTKDENHQEILDAALGLIFFQCVVGRFDDALPDIPWHQHFQAAINLVQKLDLPRLVSDPNEQMNQTPFNMTLTSWIDILGATMQGQAPTFAHTYREKHLSNSPSLGLRELMGCDDRVMYLISEIACLEALKGSGMDDITLCQHVHALGDQINITEIGEPGPKMPYNNNGSLSPKQLSKNMTAAFRLAARIYLCSLVPGFNPAQASCVGLVEKLSNVLQLIPSGPGGFDRSLVWVYLIGGSVSLHGSSFRALFEDRVAQLGDVSDCGSFGRVTSLLNEVWMQTSSIKSSDSCAGSPGSASGSEAVAYIHWRDVMQMKGWDFLLI, from the exons ATGTCATCTCTACCCCCCAACCACGTTCGAGCCGGCTTCATGAGATCAACAGCTGCAGTAAACATGGCCGTCGCATCTTCTGCGAAGGCCAAGTCGGCCTGCAAagccaacagcaacaacaatgCCAGCTCAAAGTCAAAGACACAAATGCACCGTCGCTCAAGAACAG GATGCTACACCTGCAGATTGCGCCGCAAGAAGTGCGACGAGGGCTCACCAATGTGCTCCGCTTGCAAACATCTTGGTTTGACATGTGAATACAAACGGCCCATGTGGTGGAGCAACAACGACGCTCGTCGCAAGCACAAGGACGACATCAAGATGATCATCAAGCGCAAGAAGCTCTCGGAAAAGGCGTCGCACACGATCCAGACTTCCGTCGGCTCCCCCCCAGGCCTGTCGCACTCGTTGCCGACCTCTGCCACCTTCTCCGACCCTCTTGACCGCACTCGCTCTGCCTCCATCGACTCGCACTTTTCCACGGCATTCAACTTCAACAGCCCGCCAACCGTCGGTGCCGAGTATGGCGCGTACAACCCGCAGATGCACCCCGACTTCATGTTTGGCAGCTTCCCCTCGCCGTACGAGATTGATGTCAAGACGGAACGACAGGTGTACATGAACGATGTGCCGACCCTGAGGGAGTCGACCATCTCCACCTTCAGCACCTTTCACACACCCCCTCCGCCGGGCACTATTCTGCCCTCGTCTGTGCCACTCGAAGGCGAATGGACCGAACAGGTTTACTCGGAACGCAAAGAATCGCTCAGCGAGGAGACGCTCAACGTCAACTTCTTCGACTTCTCCCATGGCCCAACCATGTCCAACCGCCAAGTCGCaatcgagctcgacgagaaTGACCAGCGCCTGCTGGACCACTTCGTTCAATTTGTCCTGCCTACAATCTTCCCCATCCTCGACACGAACCAGCACGGCTCTGTCGGCTCCGACTTGATCCTTCCGGCCCTGCAGAACAACAAAGGCTACCTGCACTGCTGCCTGAGCATCGCCGCCCAGCACTACAAGGCGACCATGAATGTATCGGGCGAGGAGATTGACCAGGACATCATGCGCCATCGCTATGCCACCATCACAGCCCTGTGCGACGCTCTGACCAAGGACGAGAACCACCAGGAGATTCTCGACGCTGCCTTGGGTCTCATCTTCTTCCAgtgcgtcgtcggccgcttCGACGATGCGCTCCCCGACATCCCATGGCACCAGCACTTTCAAGCTGCCATCAACTTGGTGCAGAAGCTTGACCTCCCTCGCCTGGTGTCGGACCCGAATGAGCAGATGAACCAGACGCCCTTTAACATGACGTTGACGTCTTGGATCGATATTCTTGGCGCGACCATGCAGGGCCAAGCACCCACCTTTGCCCACACCTACCGAGAGAAGCACCTGTCAAACAGTCCCAGTCTTGGCCTCCGCGAGCTCATGGGCTGTGACGACCGCGTCATGTACCTCATCTCCGAGATCGCCTGCCTCGAGGCTCTCAAGGGCAGCGGAATGGACGACATTACCCTTTGTCAGCACGTACACGCACTTGGCGACCAGATCAATATCACCGAGATCGGAGAACCCGGCCCCAAGATGCCTTACAACAACAATGGAAGCCTGTCGCCAAAGCAGCTTTCCAAGAACATGACAGCTGCCTTCCGTCTTGCCGCACGCATCTATCTCTGCAGCCTTGTGCCCGGCTTCAACCCCGCGCAGGCTTCCTGCGTCGGCCTGGTCGAGAAGCTCTCCAACGTTCTCCAGCTGATCCCTTCGGGACCTGGAGGCTTTGATCGCAGCCTCGTCTGGGTTTACCTCATCGGCGGCTCTGTCAGCTTGCATGGCAGCTCCTTCCGCGCCTTGTTTGAGGACCGCGTTGCCCAGCTTGGCGACGTCTCGGACTGCGGTTCCTTTGGCCGAGTCACCTCGCTCCTCAACGAAGTCTGGATGCAAACGAGCAGCATCAAAAGCAGCGACAGCTGCGCCGGCAGCCCTGGTTCCGCATCGGGATCGGAGGCGGTAGCATACATCCACTGGCGGGATGTCATGCAGATGAAGGGATGGGACTTTTTGCTGATCTGA